The nucleotide sequence AAAGTCCATCTTACTTTTGTCCAAATGGATATTGAAAAAGATCGATTCCAGAAGAATAAGGAAAAAATCCGAACCCTCCTTCAAGACTCGGACCCCACCGACTTCATTATCCTTCCGGAAATGTGGTCCGTGGATTTTGATTTCAAGAACATGAAAAGCCATGGTGAAAATTATGATAAGCCCTTACAGTTTTTACAGCAGTTGGCTCGGAAACACAAGGCCACGGTTATTGGGGGCAGTGTACCTCAACAAACCGGGGATAAACTTTTTAATACCACTTTTATTATCAACTCCACGGGAACATTACAGGGCAGCTATTGGAAGATGCATCTGGTTTCCCAAAATAATCTGGAGGGCCAGATATTTGATCGGGGCGATCGGATCCCGCGATTTTTCTCCCCTAAAACCACCTTTGGGGTTACCAACTGTTATGATCTTCGTTTCCCTGAAATTTTCCGGGGAATTGCCTTAAACGGTTCTGAAATCATCTTTCTGGTGGCCCAATTTCCGGAACCCCTGTATCCCCACTGGATCACCCTGTTAAAAGCCCGGGCCATTGAAAACCAGGTTTACATCGCCGCGGTGAACCGGGTAGGCACCGGCTATTTCGGTCACTCCCTTGTGGTGGACCCTCGAGGGGAAGTGCTTTTCGAGGGGGATCAATCGGAAGGACTCTATCAGGTCTCTATTGATTTGGACCGGGCAAAGCAGGAAAAGGAACAACGAAATGATTTATCCGTCATTAATGAGCACGCCTATAACAGATGGGTTTATCCCAACAATTTCATCGGTGTGGGAGGCCTTT is from Isachenkonia alkalipeptolytica and encodes:
- a CDS encoding nitrilase-related carbon-nitrogen hydrolase, with amino-acid sequence MNKVHLTFVQMDIEKDRFQKNKEKIRTLLQDSDPTDFIILPEMWSVDFDFKNMKSHGENYDKPLQFLQQLARKHKATVIGGSVPQQTGDKLFNTTFIINSTGTLQGSYWKMHLVSQNNLEGQIFDRGDRIPRFFSPKTTFGVTNCYDLRFPEIFRGIALNGSEIIFLVAQFPEPLYPHWITLLKARAIENQVYIAAVNRVGTGYFGHSLVVDPRGEVLFEGDQSEGLYQVSIDLDRAKQEKEQRNDLSVINEHAYNRWVYPNNFIGVGGLLEVDDKVLMVKQNYGRLKGMWLMPGGHLDKGEKLNHGVEREIFEETRIKGEATDIIAIRSNSTEEVVDCYIVFKIDYVEGTPKADGFENTDARFFTREEIMTRQDVAPLAAEIIQYYFQNKNRGFKERKDFASFNEDYTLYT